The Enterococcus sp. 7F3_DIV0205 genome has a window encoding:
- a CDS encoding zinc metallopeptidase, with amino-acid sequence MMPFFAVFDPTYILVIVGLLISMAASAYVNSTFKKYDKIQSRNNVTGTKAAQYILEKEHINNVGVQQIAGDLTDNYNSGNKILSLSEATAQSTSVAAIGVAAHECGHAVQDHTGYSPLKIRAAIVPAANLGSAISFPIILVGVLLSWNQTLINIGIVAFSLALLFQLVTLPVEFNASRRALKILSEGNILTEEEVPMARKVLFAAALTYVAAALATFLQLLRLIILFGGNNRRD; translated from the coding sequence TTTGCGGTATTTGATCCAACATATATCTTAGTGATTGTAGGATTGCTAATTTCAATGGCTGCATCTGCTTATGTAAATAGTACGTTTAAAAAATACGATAAAATTCAAAGTAGAAATAATGTAACGGGTACGAAAGCAGCTCAATATATTTTGGAAAAGGAACATATTAACAATGTTGGTGTTCAACAAATTGCAGGAGACTTGACGGATAATTATAATTCCGGCAACAAAATATTAAGCTTATCAGAAGCCACAGCTCAGTCGACTTCAGTTGCAGCAATAGGTGTTGCAGCGCATGAATGTGGGCATGCTGTACAGGATCATACTGGCTACAGTCCACTGAAAATTCGAGCAGCAATCGTTCCTGCAGCTAATCTAGGTTCTGCAATATCATTTCCGATTATTTTGGTTGGTGTATTGCTAAGTTGGAATCAAACATTGATTAATATTGGAATAGTCGCATTCTCATTGGCGCTATTATTTCAGTTAGTTACCTTACCAGTTGAATTTAATGCATCACGTAGAGCATTGAAGATTTTGTCAGAAGGGAACATTTTAACAGAAGAAGAAGTCCCAATGGCCAGAAAAGTCTTGTTTGCCGCAGCATTGACATATGTCGCAGCCGCTTTAGCAACTTTTTTACAGTTGCTACGTCTGATTATTTTATTTGGCGGCAACAATCGTAGAGATTAA
- a CDS encoding helix-turn-helix domain-containing protein translates to MTIEKLVKLYPAGKIQQTQSTSKDLSLPIDGKYFVLAKETLQESEIRLLETLFPTKDYFVDSKKHPWFGYLFDQMTLELEGTFRIMQFQIKKPKAFLQSEWENSIIEIFPNLNDFFFTSEMDGVLIEQYNKNHYNLEELKSIFLTLDADFDSSTTVFVGSFFPANEQSLALFQEEQQIFKTEVENLRGKSTFSLPDVALHYFTNDAMNHSKIVQTFSKQLVLTDEIQQIVLALWHNQGNISSTAKDLYMHRNTLHYRLEKFYEQTGLSLKRMDDLVFCYLLITK, encoded by the coding sequence ATGACTATTGAGAAATTAGTTAAACTATATCCTGCAGGGAAAATCCAGCAAACGCAATCAACAAGTAAAGATCTTTCATTACCAATTGATGGAAAATATTTTGTCCTTGCTAAAGAAACGCTACAAGAATCAGAAATTCGATTATTGGAAACATTATTCCCGACAAAAGACTATTTTGTGGATTCAAAAAAACATCCTTGGTTTGGTTATCTATTTGATCAGATGACACTGGAACTCGAAGGAACATTTCGTATCATGCAATTTCAAATAAAAAAACCAAAAGCATTTTTACAATCAGAATGGGAAAATAGCATTATAGAAATCTTTCCCAATTTAAATGATTTCTTTTTCACAAGCGAAATGGATGGCGTTTTAATTGAACAGTACAATAAAAATCACTATAATCTAGAGGAACTTAAAAGTATTTTCTTAACTTTAGATGCCGATTTTGATTCTTCCACTACTGTTTTTGTCGGTAGTTTTTTCCCAGCGAATGAGCAATCGCTCGCATTATTTCAAGAAGAACAGCAAATTTTCAAAACAGAAGTTGAAAATCTTCGTGGCAAATCTACATTTTCCTTACCAGATGTAGCATTACACTATTTTACTAACGACGCAATGAATCATAGTAAAATTGTTCAGACCTTTTCAAAGCAACTCGTTTTGACAGACGAAATTCAGCAGATCGTCCTCGCTCTTTGGCATAATCAAGGAAATATTAGTTCAACAGCAAAAGATTTATATATGCATCGTAATACTTTACATTACCGATTAGAAAAGTTTTACGAACAAACAGGTCTTTCTTTAAAGCGCATGGATGATCTTGTATTTTGTTATCTATTGATTACCAAATAA